The Verrucomicrobium spinosum DSM 4136 = JCM 18804 DNA segment CGGGTTCTCCGACACCAAGGACCACATCCTCGGTGCCCTGGACTGGCTGGCGAAACATCCCACCGCCTGCCAGCATCTGGAAATGGAGACCTATACCTGGGAAGTGCTGCCCGAGGAGTTGCGCACGGGGGATGTGGTGGACCAGTTGAGCGCGGAGTATGCGTGGACGCTGGGGGAACTGGGGAAACGCGGATTCAGTGGGCAGTAGGCAGAGGGCAGTGGGCAAGGTGTTGGTCGATCCAACCCAAATGGAGATGATATCAGCTTGCTATGTCATCTCGCCACTCCATCCGGCGGGACGCTGGGAGCACGCACCGGCGGGAAGCCGGTGTCACCTGTGGTGTTAGCAAGCTCTGGGGATGCTTAGGTTGAGATGGGCGTCCAACACCTTGCCCACTGAGAACTGCCTACTGCCCACTGAACTCAAGCCCGCTCCCTCTCCCGTCCCACGCTCAGGGCCCCCGCAGTTGCTTGAATATGCGCCAGGCCCACGGCCAGGGCATCGGCGGCATCAGAGGGCGGGGTTTCACGCAGGCGGAGCATGGAGCGCATCATGAAGGCGACCTGTTCCTTGGCGGCGGCCCCTTTGCCCACGGCAGCCTGTTTCACTTCGCGCGGGGCGTAGTCGTAGATGGGGAGGCCGTGTTCGGCAGCGGCGATCAAGACCGCGCCACGGACGCTGCCGAGGGTGATGGCGGTCTTGTAGCTCTGCACGTAGATGGTGGATTCAACCGCGCAGGAAGTGGGGCCGAATTTCTTGATGACCTCGCTTAGCTGTTCTCGAATCGCGACAAGGCACCCGGAGGTGAGGAGTTTGGCGGGATTCTGAATCACGCCATAGGCCAGTGCCGTGGTGGTGCGCCCCTCATGCTGGAGAACAGCCCAGCCGGTGTTGCGAAGCGCAGGATCGACCGCGAGAATGCGGACGGGGGCGGCTGGGGTGGACATGTGGAATGGAACTCGAAGAGGAGAACTTAGACAGAATTGACGGAATTAACAGAATTCCACTGATCTGAGAGGAGCTAATTCAGGTATGCAGCGGGCCGATGTGGGTTGGTCCACATCGGCTGTCCAAGTTCTAGGAAAAGACGAAGACCGTTTCCACTCAGAGATAGATCGCCTTGCGCTGTTTCTTGCCGCGAGAGAAGAGGGCGTCCACGGAGAGCCAGCCGGGTCCCTTGATAATGAGCGTGATGGCGATGAGCAGGAAAAGGATGCACGACTCGGCACCGAAGCTCTGGCCCACGCGATTGCACACCCAGAGGGCACCGAGCGTGACAGGGATGAAGGCGACGGAGGCGAACCGGGTGAAGAACCCGAGGATCCAGCACACTGCGGTGAAGATCGCTGCACCGGCAGCGAAGGCGGCGAGGACCTTCGGGAGGGGGAGGCCGGACTGCTCCACCACGCCAATGACTTCCCAGGGTTCCTGGTTCCAGACGGCACCCCAAGCCAGGAAGGCGTGCTGCCAGGCGTGCATGTAGAGCAGGGTGAGCCCTGCACCGATGCGCAGAGGGATGACGTCGATCAACGGCTGCTCTGGGCTGCCGGGGGCGGTTTCGTAAGGCATGCCGAAAGGGGGGGTGGGGGTTGCGCAGAGATACGGATCAGAGCGAGTCTGAGAACGTCACAATATCGCCTGGCTCCAGCGGGATTTCCGAGTTTAGATAGTTCACGTGAAAGGCGCGCTGGCCATTGCGTGTGACATACACGGCCGTGGCAGTCGGATCGCCGGTGCGGCCGCCAGCGTAGCGGAGCACCGAGGCAGGGGTGGCTCCCTCAACAAATTGAATGATGCCGGGCTGCTTCACAGCGCCGCGAATGCTTAACAGAGGGAGG contains these protein-coding regions:
- the ruvC gene encoding crossover junction endodeoxyribonuclease RuvC — protein: MSTPAAPVRILAVDPALRNTGWAVLQHEGRTTTALAYGVIQNPAKLLTSGCLVAIREQLSEVIKKFGPTSCAVESTIYVQSYKTAITLGSVRGAVLIAAAEHGLPIYDYAPREVKQAAVGKGAAAKEQVAFMMRSMLRLRETPPSDAADALAVGLAHIQATAGALSVGRERERA
- a CDS encoding DoxX family protein, producing the protein MPYETAPGSPEQPLIDVIPLRIGAGLTLLYMHAWQHAFLAWGAVWNQEPWEVIGVVEQSGLPLPKVLAAFAAGAAIFTAVCWILGFFTRFASVAFIPVTLGALWVCNRVGQSFGAESCILFLLIAITLIIKGPGWLSVDALFSRGKKQRKAIYL